A single window of Zea mays cultivar B73 chromosome 10, Zm-B73-REFERENCE-NAM-5.0, whole genome shotgun sequence DNA harbors:
- the LOC100279100 gene encoding uncharacterized protein LOC100279100 codes for MASPSPARASGRRVPPPCWTTDETLALARAYTARRLAVGREHLTSADWAAVAAAAPSKTARQCRHKVEKLRRRLRSNRRRPCPLLDAIDLLDVPSPPFFSKSQSRSTSRSSSPPPPAAAISSPSPPSPPASPPRKRRRDDAGDEDGVSDVVGALRAIGEGFLRAEERRMEAARETQRMRMEMALRHLDAQRRLMDALVGRIVDALD; via the coding sequence ATGGCCTCTCCTTCCCCCGCCCGCGCCTCCGGCCGGCGCGTGCCGCCCCCGTGCTGGACGACCGACGAGACCCTCGCGCTCGCGCGGGCCTACACCGCGCGCCGCCTCGCCGTCGGCCGTGAGCACCTGACCTCCGCTGACTGGGCCGCCGTCGCCGCGGCCGCTCCGTCCAAGACGGCCAGGCAGTGCCGCCACAAGGTCGAGAAGCTCCGCCGACGCCTCCGGTCCAACCGCCGCCGCCCGTGCCCGCTCCTCGACGCCATCGACCTCCTCGACGTCCCTTCCCCGCCCTTCTTCTCCAAGTCCCAGTCCCGATCCACGTCCCGGtcctcgtcgccgccgccgccggcggcggcgaTCTCTTCGCCGTCTCCCCCTTCCCCTCCCGCATCCCCGCCCAGAAAGAGGCGGCGGGACGATGCCGGGGACGAGGACGGTGTGAGCGATGTGGTGGGGGCTCTGAGGGCCATCGGAGAGGGTTTCCTGCGAGCGGAGGAGAGGAGGATGGAGGCCGCCCGGGAGACGCAGAGGATGCGGATGGAGATGGCGCTTCGGCACCTTGATGCACAGAGGAGGCTCATGGACGCGCTTGTCGGCCGCATCGTCGACGCCTTGGACTGA
- the LOC103641904 gene encoding cationic amino acid transporter 6, chloroplastic produces MALRDVLLSIAQTPHRLRRRALVTWTPTQELNEVRDRSGARMKRRLEWYDLVGLGVGGMLGAGVFVTTGRVARDTAGPAVFASYVVAGVSALLSSLCYAEFSVRVPVAGGAFSYLRVTFGEFVGFFGGANILMEYVLSNAAVARSFTDYLASTFGVTERNAWRIVVDGIADGYNELDVPAVALILLITVCLCYSTKESSMLNMVLTVFHLLFFAFIVAAGLWNGSARNLVRPHGLAPYGVRGVLDGAAVVYFSYIGYDSACTMAEEIRDPSRALPVGIAGSVLVVSGLYCLMSVALCVMLPYTEISEAAPFSSAFREKVGWRWASSVVGAGASIGIVASLMVAMLGQARYLCVIARARLVPLWFAKVHPSTGTPMNATIFLGFCTASLALFTELQIVFEMISIGTLLVFYLVANALIYHRYVKVGTNRPLHVLLFLLLLTLSSLGFSLSRKIDGWCQWGMTLFGAVSIAITTIFHCTARQDIAGPSLEWSVPLMPWPAAASVFLNVFLITTLKVRSYQRFGIWSLVTIVFYVCYGVHSTYSAEENEIVNAMIHHANLDIS; encoded by the exons ATGGCGCTTCGCGACGTGCTGCTGTCCATAGCGCAGACGCCGCACCGGCTGCGCAGGAGGGCGCTGGTGACGTGGACGCCGACGCAGGAGCTGAACGAGGTGCGGGACCGGTCCGGGGCGCGCATGAAGCGGCGGCTGGAGTGGTACGACCTCGTGGGGCTCGGCGTGGGCGGCATGCTCGGCGCGGGCGTCTTCGTCACCACGGGGAGGGTGGCGCGCGACACCGCGGGGCCCGCCGTCTTCGCGTCCTACGTCGTCGCCGGCGTCTCCGCGCTGCTGTCGTCCTTGTGCTACGCCGAGTTCTCCGtgcgcgtccccgtcgccggcggcgccttcaGCTACCTCAGAGTAACGTTCG GCGAGTTCGTGGGGTTCTTCGGCGGAGCGAACATTCTGATGGAGTACGTGCTGTCAAACGCGGCGGTGGCGAGGAGCTTCACGGACTACCTGGCATCGACGTTCGGGGTCACGGAGCGCAACGCGTGGAGGATCGTCGTCGACGGCATCGCCGACGGGTACAATGAGCTGGACGTGCCGGCCGTCGCGCTCATCCTTCTCATAACCGTATGCCTGTGCTATAG CACCAAGGAGAGCTCGATGCTGAACATGGTGCTCACGGTGTTCCACCTGCTCTTCTTCGCCTTCATCGTCGCTGCCGGCCTGTGGAACGGCAGCGCGAGGAACCTCGTGCGGCCGCACGGGCTGGCCCCCTACGGCGTCCGCGGCGTCCTGGACGGCGCCGCCGTCGTCTACTTCAGCTACATAGGCTACGACTCGGCGTGCACCATGGCCGAAGAGATCCGGGACCCCTCCCGCGCGCTCCCCGTCGGCATCGCCGGCTCGGTGCTCGTCGTGTCCGGGCTCTACTGCCTCATGTCCGTCGCCCTCTGCGTAATGCTGCCCTACACCGAG ATATCGGAAGCCGCCCCGTTCTCGTCGGCGTTCAGGGAGAAGGTGGGGTGGAGGTGGGCGAGCAGCGTGGTTGGCGCCGGCGCGAGCATCGGCATCGTGGCGTCGCTGATGGTGGCGATGCTGGGGCAGGCCAGGTACCTGTGCGTCATCGCCAGAGCGCGTCTCGTGCCGTTGTGGTTCGCCAAGGTCCACCCTTCCACAGGCACCCCCATGAACGCCACCATCTTTCTAG GGTTCTGCACTGCATCATTAGCACTCTTCACGGAGCTGCAAATAGTGTTCGAGATGATATCCATCGGAACCCTGCTGGTCTTCTACTTGGTCGCCAATGCACTAATCTACCACCGGTACGTGAAGGTCGGCACAAACCGGCCCCTGCATGTCCTCCTCTTCCTGCTGCTCCTCACCCTGAGCTCTCTCGGCTTCTCCCTCTCGAGGAAGATCGATGGGTGGTGCCAGTGGGGGATGACACTGTTCGGCGCAGTCTCCATAGCAATCACCACCATCTTCCACTGCACAGCACGGCAGGACATCGCCGGACCCTCGTTGGAGTGGTCGGTTCCTCTGATGCCATGGCCTGCCGCTGCATCTGTCTTCCTGAATGTGTTCCTGATAACCACTCTCAAGGTGAGATCATACCAGAGGTTCGGCATCTGGAGCCTTGTGACCATAGTTTTCTATGTCTGCTATGGGGTGCACTCCACATACTCTGCAGAAGAAAATGAGATTGTCAATGCAATGATCCATCATGCAAATTTGGACATATCTTAG
- the LOC100216781 gene encoding uncharacterized protein isoform X1, giving the protein MPPKSKRGGAAAARKAPGTRSRMGRAQAAAAEAPVVEAPAAAVEAPVVEAPAAAAEVPAVEAPAEEAPKVAEELKQQPSPLLPQQPVVEEKGSDGAANSVNRGEDDGVAKEIYEEEDKGERLEFEDEPEYEEEAAVDYDEKDLEQYEEQYEDGDEEVEYTEDVVEVETDIVGEELDEGGVDGEGEGYENDDEEHHVDVDDAEQDEMVKEHRKRKEFEVFVGGLDKDATENDLKKVFGEVGEITEVRLMMNPATKKNKGFAFLRYATVEQARRAVSELKNPLVRGKQCGVAPSHDNDTLFVGNICKTWTKEHLKDKLKSYGVESFDDLLLVEDTNNPGMNRGYALLEFSTRPEAMDAFRILQKRDVVFGVDRSAKVSFADSYPQVDDEIMAQVRTVFLDGLPPSWDEDRVKKYLKKYGAIEKLELARNMPAAKRKDFGFVTFDTHDNAVACAEGISNSEIGEGDHKAKVRARLSRPLQRPPRMKHGLRGNFRVGHGAPRGGRLQYARAPPPRRPPPRLVRPAGSRLPPIRSHPLKRPIYIRDRRPAMPMLDRARRLPPSGRSYDRRPPAPVYLKKSPRREYGRRDELPPPRSRAMIDYSPRVPVDRRPSLRDDYLPRGSGYSDLGPHSAPHLSDRRAYADDSYGGKFDRPLPVYREGRGHDYDTVSGSKRPYADMDDAPRYQEIGVRQSKARLDYDIGGSSARYGDTYNERPGRPHAGYSSSRSIPGHDSAYGSSRNGMSYGGSASSADAGGMYPPSYSGSYGSRGSDVGGSSYSSLYSGRNLGSSSGGYYGGSGSGSYY; this is encoded by the exons ATGCCGCCGAAGTCTAAGAGGGGTGGCGCTGCCGCCGCGAGGAAGGCGCCGGGGACGAGGAGCCGGATGGGGAGGGCGCAGGCTGCTGCGGCGGAGGCGCCGGTTGTGGAGGCGCCGGCTGCTGCGGTGGAGGCGCCGGTTGTGGAGGCGCCGGCTGCTGCGGCGGAGGTGCCGGCTGTGGAGGCGCCGGCCGAGGAGGCCCCGAAGGTGGCGGAGGAGCTGAAGCAGCAGCCCTCGCCTCTGCTGCCGCAACAGCCGGTGGTGGAGGAGAAAGGCTCCGATGGCGCAGCCAACAGTGTCAACCGCGGCGAAG ATGATGGAGTTGCAAAAGAAATATATGAAGAAGAGGACAAAGGTGAACGGCTTGAGTTTGAGGATGAACCAGAATATGAAGAGGAGGCTGCTGTAGACTATGATGAGAAAGATTTGGAGCAGTATGAAGAACAATACgaggatggtgatgaagaggtggAGTATACTGAAGATGTGGTTGAAGTGGAGACTGATATTGTGGGTGAGGAACTTGATGAAGGTGGTGTTGATGGGGAGGGGGAGGGATACGAAAATGATGATGAAGAACATCATGTGGATGTGGATGATGCAGAGCAGGATGAAATGGTTAAAGAGCACCGCAAGCGGAAAGAGTTTGAAGTTTTTGTTGGTGGTCTGGATAAAGATGCAACAGAAAATGACCTTAAGAAGGTTTTTGGTGAAGTTGGTGAGATCACTGAAGTTCGTCTGATGATGAACCCTGCCACAAAGAAGAATAAAGGCTTTGCCTTCCTGCGATATGCAACTGTAGAGCAAGCAAGGCGTGCTGTTTCAGAGCTAAAGAATCCACTG GTGCGGGGTAAACAATGTGGTGTTGCTCCAAGTCATGACAATGATACACTCTTTGTCGGCAATATCTGCAAAACATGGACAAAAGAACAT TTGAAGGATAAACTGAAGAGTTATGGAGTTGAAAGTTTTGACGACTTACTACTGGTTGAGGATACAAACAATCCTGGGATGAATCGTGGCTATGCCTTGCTTGAGTTTTCTACTCGACCTGAGGCAATGGATGCTTTCAGGATATTGCAGAAGAGGGATGTAGTCTTTGGAGTTGATCGTAGTGCAAAGGTTTCCTTTGCTGATTCCTACCCTCAAGTTGATGACGAAATAATGGCACAG GTCAGAACAGTATTTCTTGATGGCCTTCCTCCCTCATGGGATGAAGACCGTGTTAAGAAATATCTCAAAAAGTATGGAGCTATTGAGAAACTTGAACTTGCTCGAAACATGCCAGCTGCCAAGAGAAAGGATTTTGGGTTTGTTACATTTGATACGCATGATAATGCTGTTGCATGTGCTGAAGGGATAAGTAACTCTGAAATTGGTGAAGGTGATCACAAG GCAAAAGTAAGGGCTAGACTGTCGCGACCACTACAGAGACCACCTAGAATGAAGCATGGATTGAGAGGAAATTTTAGAGTCGGGCATGGTGCCCCACGGGGTGGCCGTTTACAGTACGCTCGTGCTCCTCCACCTCGCAGGCCTCCACCACGCCTTGTTCGGCCTGCTGGTAGTCGCTTACCACCAATCAGGAGCCATCCATTGAAACGACCCATATACATCAGAGATAGACGTCCTGCTATGCCAATGCTAGATAGAGCTAGGCGTTTACCTCCTTCAGGGAGATCTTATGACAGGAGGCCCCCAG CTCCAGTTTACCTGAAGAAAAGTCCAAGGAGAGAATACGGGAGGCGTGATGAACTTCCTCCTCCAAGGAGCAGAGCTATGATTGATTACAGTCCTAGAGTTCCAGTTGATAGACGTCCCTCTTTGAGGGATGATTATTTACCCCGGGGATCAGGTTATTCAGACCTAGGTCCTCATAGTGCTCCCCATCTTTCTGATAGGCGAGCTTATGCTGATGATAGTTATGGGGGGAAGTTCGACCGGCCTTTACCGGTCTATAGGGAGGGTCGTGGCCATGATTATGACACCGTTTCTGGATCAAAGCGTCCATATGCAGATATG GATGATGCGCCTCGGTATCAAGAAATTGGTGTTCGTCAGTCCAAGGCACGCTTGGACTATGACATTGGTGGCAGCAGTGCTCGCTATGGAGATACATACAACGAGAG GCCTGGACGACCACATGCGGGATATAGCAGTAGTCGGTCTATCCCTGGTCATGATTCAGCATATGGTAGCAGCCGTAATGGCATGAGTTATGGAG GTTCTGCTAGCAGTGCTGATGCTGGTGGTATGTACCCACCGAGTTACAGTGGTAGCTATGGGTCTCGTGGATCTGAT GTTGGTGGGAGTTCATATTCTTCGCTTTACTCAGGCCGCAATTTGGGTAGCAGCAGTGGTGGCTACTATGGAGGTAGCGGTTCCGGTTCATATTACTAA